CTTCGTCATCGTGTCATTGAGGTTTTGCGCAGCATCCTGACCTTCAAGCGCTTGAGAAATAAGTGTGTCGAAGGGCGGGCTTTCGGGTGAGCTATTCTGGCTGAGCCTGTCGGCGCTTCCTTCATCAATGGCGATCAAAATCACTTTCACCAGCGAAGGCAGACGGTGCTGGTTTCCCTGCTTGGTCGGGGAAGCTTCCGTATCAACTGCAGAATCATAATTGAATACGGACTGGAATTGATTGCCAGCACCCGCACCCGGAACTTCCACCTGTGGGGCCACGATCAAAGCGACAATGTTGTCGGCAATGGGGCGGGTGAGGTTTTGGTTGATCGTTGTCGCGTTGGTATCCATCTCCACGCCTGCCTGTTCATACCAAGCAATGCTGGTATTAGCACCCGTCGGGGCTGCCGCCGCTGCGGGGTAGATGAGGTTCTTTTCGGCTGGGGGAGAGAACTCCATGAGGCGGTAGCGGAAACGCGGAATTCCTGGAGGCAGGATCTCTGGTCGGAAAAATTCATCCGATGTGTATTGCACAAAATAACCGCGACCACACAACAGACGGTCCAGACCCACATAGGAGGGATCATGGGCAACTCCCAGGGGTGCCTGGAAAAACACGGCATGTCCTGGTGAATTGGCCGCACTTGCCCCCTGCTGCAGGATGCCCTCGGCTGGACCACAGACAAAACGCAGATCCGATTTCCGCAGGTAATTCTGTGGAGCCGTGTTGCTCACGGTGTTTACCGAATCAGACAAGTACGAGTTGTCATAATCCACGTAAGAATTCAGCGTCGCTTGGCTGAGGTTTCTTGTGATGATGTCAAAGGCGATACGCGCCTCCCGGAACTGGCTGACCCGGGCATTGGACTTCGTCCATGTGCTCTGGACCGTCCCGATGACCTGAGCGCTGACCAGCAGCAGGATGATCAGGATGGTCATGGAGACGAGAACCTCCACCAGGGTGAATGCAGCCCTCCCTTTCCGGAGGGAGGCTAAAGATTGCGAATGTCGAAAGCTCATGGCCAATGGGGGGTAAGAAACAGATTAGGGAGCAAAACGTTTGGATTCGAGAACGCGGAAGCGGTAGTAGCTCTCAAGCGGCTTCAAGCTAAACGGATTGGCTGCCGAAGCATAATCCACATCGAGTCCCGCTTCCTGCATGTCCGTCTGGTCAATGTAACGCTCGACCAGGAAAGATCCGCGGAACTCGCCGACGGGGAGGTCCAGGGCAGGATCAAACTGATTGGCGGCCACAGAACGACGGGCTTTGCGGATGGCCTGGGCCCGCACATGCACCCGGAAGGTGTTCGAGCGGGTGGTGAACTTGGAATACAAGTTTGCGTAAGGCTTCTCACGGGTGTTGTCGCCCGTGGAGCAATGGGCACTCCAGAACCGAGCCATGGCGTCCCTGCGTTTCGTCGGAGTATCGACCGCAGAGGCCGAGACATTACCCTCAGCCGGCACGCCCGGAACCTCGCTAGGAATCAGGTGAATCTCGCAAAGTTGGGAAGCTGTGCGGAAAAGCCCACCACGGAAACCATCCCCCAAGTTCGGCGAGAAGTTAAATCGCTCCTCAAACTGGCGAAGTGTACCCTGAACCAAGTTGTCCTTGGTATTGGCGGGGTCCCACCAAAGCCTAGCACCAGCCCGGAACTGATCCACCACGATGGACCGGTGCCAATATTTGTTGTCAGCCTCACTGCGGAAGATCGGTGCAGAAGAGCCATTGGTACCCCAGCCTGTGCGGACACTTTTCGACTGCTCATAGTCCCCATTAGGCAAGGCCGCCATGATTTCACCCTTCATGGCTGCATGGACGGCGGTAGCACGGCGAATGTGCGTGAAGGGCATCATCTGGTAGTTCAGGTTGATCTTGCCCGCCGTGGATAGAGACTCGCTGATTGCGTAAGGCTCGACCACCGGCATCCAGAAAAGGTCCAGGAGGTAATGATCGGGCGGAGACGTGGCACCTGGATGTGTCGGGGCTGCATTGGAAATGCCTCCCGTCACAGGGTTGAGGTAGGTTACGTAAGGTCGGAACAGGAGGTTCGTCCATGCACCGTTGCCATTCGCATCCCAGATACGTGATGGCAGAGAACCCATGACCACTGGTGAGGGAACCATGCGGTTCGGCGAGAAGTAGTTGCCCTGACCGCTGGCAAAACGGGCCGACTGGCTGTTTGACCGGAAGTAAGTGGACCGCCATTTCTTGGCATCTGGCCAGCCGGTAAGCCTGAAATCACCCACCGAGTAGTTGCCTTCATCCACTTTGTTGATGAAGGGGCCAATGCGTCCACCTGGATCGGAATCATCAAAGTCATAATAACGCTGGATCGAATCAGCGGCCAGCCGGGTATGAGGCAAATCCGGCGTGCGGCCTGCACCCAAGCCATTGGTACCATCCAGAACTACACTTTTTGGCAATCCCCGTACATCGGTGTTCACGGCACTGTCCGTCACGCTGGCTGAACCGCGATCAAATCCTGGCTCAGTCCCGGCTGTGTAGGAGGAGAAGTTATGGGCCGTGTAAACATCTTCATTGTTCCAATAGCGGTGGGGCGTCCAATCCGTAGCAGGAACGATCTTCTTGGCCGCAATGATACGCGGATCGCCCTGAGCGGGCATTAGGGTGCGCACGACATCCGAACCAAAGTGCCATGGCCGGTCCCAGTTAACCAATTCGCGCGCGTCTTCATTGCGCAATTGAATGTCTTGAACGCCGTTTTGAGGATCATTGAGCGGCCCGTAACCAATGGCAGCCAAACGGTTGGTGCGGATGAGTTCATTTTGCTGAAGCTCCACACCGATGTAGTTAGCGGCATCTTTGCCGTAGATAAGGGCGACCGCTCCTGGCACACTCTGATTATTGTTACCAGCC
This genomic interval from Prosthecobacter algae contains the following:
- the vccC gene encoding Verru_Chthon cassette protein C codes for the protein MSFRHSQSLASLRKGRAAFTLVEVLVSMTILIILLLVSAQVIGTVQSTWTKSNARVSQFREARIAFDIITRNLSQATLNSYVDYDNSYLSDSVNTVSNTAPQNYLRKSDLRFVCGPAEGILQQGASAANSPGHAVFFQAPLGVAHDPSYVGLDRLLCGRGYFVQYTSDEFFRPEILPPGIPRFRYRLMEFSPPAEKNLIYPAAAAAPTGANTSIAWYEQAGVEMDTNATTINQNLTRPIADNIVALIVAPQVEVPGAGAGNQFQSVFNYDSAVDTEASPTKQGNQHRLPSLVKVILIAIDEGSADRLSQNSSPESPPFDTLISQALEGQDAAQNLNDTMTKVANIMADRRVNYRIFSATVSMRGAKWGS